A region of uncultured Draconibacterium sp. DNA encodes the following proteins:
- a CDS encoding carbohydrate-binding family 9-like protein — MKNLIVSKINTITSLSIKEAALLLEKNTKTEAIDILNWEKAFPYKPDIKFRIAHTGNEIWLKFYVQEKNILAQETKINGDVYKDSTVEFFISVDGKNYYNFEFNCIGTPHVGYGPGRGNRTPVLPEVVKQIDIVSSLGNQPFAEKSGDFSWEMMICIPTQCFAFDKIENLNGLEATANFYKCGDETSDPHFVTWNAIDTENPDYHRPEFFAPLKFNG; from the coding sequence ATGAAGAATCTCATCGTCAGCAAAATCAACACAATAACCTCACTATCAATAAAGGAAGCAGCTTTGCTTTTGGAAAAAAATACTAAAACTGAAGCCATTGACATTTTGAATTGGGAAAAAGCGTTTCCCTACAAGCCGGACATAAAATTCAGGATTGCCCACACCGGAAACGAAATCTGGTTGAAATTTTACGTTCAGGAAAAAAATATTCTGGCACAGGAAACCAAAATAAACGGCGATGTTTACAAAGACAGTACAGTTGAGTTCTTCATCTCGGTTGACGGAAAAAATTATTACAATTTTGAGTTTAACTGTATTGGCACACCTCATGTTGGGTATGGCCCGGGCCGTGGAAACCGCACTCCTGTTTTGCCTGAAGTTGTAAAACAAATTGATATTGTATCAAGCCTTGGCAACCAGCCTTTTGCTGAAAAGTCGGGAGATTTCTCGTGGGAAATGATGATCTGCATTCCAACACAATGTTTCGCATTTGATAAGATTGAAAACTTAAACGGACTGGAAGCCACTGCCAATTTCTACAAATGTGGCGATGAAACTTCAGATCCGCACTTTGTAACCTGGAATGCTATCGACACGGAAAATCCGGATTATCATCGCCCTGAGTTTTTTGCTCCGCTTAAGTTTAATGGCTGA
- a CDS encoding DEAD/DEAH box helicase has translation MDRFEFIIALTEHRYLGLVFQPFLIEKKERFYSVVRLVKPHDLTDPEYAFKPYEKELVQLIERYSDEGLTKKFSRAASASDFYASLRPGYFEKQVTPFIEKCLMQVCSILMLSPVRLFRKEAKYSNLYDEDQLKVPPFFARPEFEFERTETQTRYRLRIFLEEKEMLLSARSVEVVTNDPCLLIYRNQLVAFEKLNAKKLMPFFEKDYVTVPNTIEDKYYSGFVLNTVRDYDVKAKGFEVVQASAGKKAVLSLENNLQYRPCLVLNFEYGDEKFLPDSSREMAVSVKKQNGTFVYYKTTRDFVWEKKLLQVIKKTGLKNDNGSYTINGVSLLEPQNALYFFVNWLNEKRPQLEESGFVIKQEQLEKKFYTGSQKLELKTQTKGDWFDVYAVVKFGEFSIPFIQLKKYILNDIREFELPNGEVAVLPEEWFARYKGLLPFGKQQGEHIKFEKHHFTLLQNSIQEVDKEVKQKYEKLVNAEQERPVLPANLKAKLRNYQEEGFNWMYGLYRNGLGGCLADDMGLGKTLQTLTLLLKLKRLKQEIKIHDPVDANGQRDLFAGESKVEAAVQPASLIVVPTSLVHNWSNEIRKFTPALKVYQHVGTQRKKAEELGKVASYYDIIITTYGTVRNDIDKLRGTEFFYLILDESQSIKNSGSKTYKAVMDIKARYKLVITGTPIENSLSDLWSQMNFLNPGMLGNLAFFRRTFITPIEKHASEEQMDKLQLMIRPFVLRRKKVEVAKDLPPLMEEVRVCPMAGEQQKLYEQEKSVIRNTILSTIEKEGLKKSQFVVLQGLTKLRQLANHPSLVDDEASERSGKFDEIFRMLSNLVAEKHKVLVFSSFVTHLELLESKIAEEKWKYSKLTGQTTKREKVIKAFQDDEDNRIFLISLKAGGVGLNLTEADYVFIIDPWWNPAAENQAINRAHRIGQDKHVFVYRFITENSIEEKIQKLKERKSSLADKFINSNNPFEQVTQEEIVELFS, from the coding sequence ATGGACCGATTTGAATTTATAATAGCCTTAACCGAGCACCGATACCTGGGGCTTGTTTTTCAGCCTTTTTTAATTGAAAAGAAGGAGCGTTTTTATTCGGTGGTGCGATTGGTAAAACCACACGATTTGACTGATCCGGAATACGCTTTTAAACCCTACGAAAAAGAGCTGGTTCAGTTGATAGAAAGATACAGCGATGAGGGGCTGACAAAAAAGTTTTCGCGTGCCGCCAGCGCGTCTGATTTTTATGCATCGTTGCGGCCCGGTTATTTTGAAAAACAGGTAACACCTTTTATCGAAAAATGTTTGATGCAGGTGTGTTCCATTTTAATGCTCAGCCCGGTTCGTTTGTTTCGTAAAGAAGCCAAATACTCAAACCTGTACGACGAGGATCAGCTAAAAGTGCCGCCGTTTTTTGCCCGGCCTGAATTTGAGTTTGAACGCACGGAAACACAAACCCGTTACAGGCTGCGCATATTTTTGGAAGAAAAGGAAATGCTGTTATCAGCGCGTTCGGTAGAGGTGGTAACCAACGATCCTTGTTTATTGATTTATCGAAATCAGCTGGTGGCGTTTGAAAAGCTAAATGCAAAAAAACTGATGCCCTTTTTCGAGAAAGATTACGTTACGGTGCCCAATACCATCGAAGACAAGTATTATTCAGGATTTGTGCTGAATACCGTGCGCGATTATGATGTAAAAGCCAAAGGGTTTGAAGTCGTTCAGGCATCCGCCGGGAAAAAGGCCGTATTGTCGCTCGAAAATAACCTGCAATACCGGCCGTGTTTGGTGTTGAACTTCGAATATGGCGACGAAAAATTCCTGCCCGATTCTTCCCGCGAAATGGCGGTTAGCGTCAAAAAGCAAAACGGCACCTTTGTGTATTATAAGACCACGCGCGATTTTGTCTGGGAAAAGAAGCTGTTACAGGTGATTAAAAAGACCGGCTTAAAGAATGATAACGGATCGTATACCATAAACGGGGTTTCCTTGCTTGAGCCACAGAATGCGCTGTATTTTTTTGTGAACTGGCTAAATGAGAAACGGCCACAGCTGGAAGAAAGCGGATTTGTGATAAAGCAGGAACAGCTGGAGAAGAAGTTTTATACCGGAAGCCAAAAACTGGAATTAAAAACACAAACAAAAGGCGACTGGTTTGATGTTTATGCTGTGGTGAAATTTGGCGAATTCAGCATTCCTTTTATTCAACTGAAAAAATACATTTTAAACGATATCCGTGAGTTTGAATTGCCAAACGGAGAAGTTGCCGTGTTGCCCGAAGAATGGTTTGCCCGTTACAAAGGGCTTCTTCCTTTTGGGAAACAACAGGGCGAACACATCAAATTTGAAAAACACCATTTTACTCTGTTGCAAAATTCTATTCAGGAGGTTGACAAGGAAGTAAAACAAAAATATGAGAAACTGGTAAACGCCGAACAGGAGCGTCCGGTGTTGCCCGCTAATTTAAAAGCCAAACTGCGAAATTACCAGGAAGAAGGTTTTAACTGGATGTATGGTTTGTACCGAAACGGACTGGGCGGTTGCCTGGCCGATGATATGGGACTGGGAAAAACGCTGCAAACACTTACGCTTTTGTTAAAACTTAAACGGTTGAAGCAGGAAATTAAAATTCACGATCCTGTTGATGCAAACGGGCAGCGCGATCTTTTTGCCGGGGAATCGAAAGTGGAAGCGGCTGTACAACCGGCCAGTTTAATTGTAGTGCCTACTTCGTTGGTGCACAATTGGAGCAACGAAATCCGGAAATTTACGCCGGCACTAAAGGTTTATCAGCATGTGGGAACACAGCGCAAAAAGGCCGAAGAATTAGGAAAAGTAGCTTCGTATTACGACATTATAATTACCACTTACGGAACGGTTCGTAATGATATCGACAAGTTACGGGGCACTGAATTCTTTTACCTCATTTTAGATGAAAGCCAGTCGATAAAGAATTCGGGTTCGAAAACCTACAAAGCGGTGATGGACATAAAAGCCCGCTACAAACTGGTAATTACAGGAACGCCGATTGAAAATTCCTTGTCGGATCTGTGGTCGCAAATGAATTTCCTGAATCCCGGCATGTTAGGGAACCTGGCTTTTTTCCGCCGGACGTTTATTACGCCCATTGAAAAGCATGCCAGTGAAGAGCAAATGGACAAATTGCAGCTGATGATCCGGCCCTTTGTTTTGCGCCGTAAAAAAGTGGAGGTGGCCAAAGATCTTCCACCGCTGATGGAAGAAGTACGCGTTTGCCCAATGGCGGGCGAGCAGCAAAAATTGTACGAGCAGGAAAAATCAGTGATTCGAAATACCATTCTGTCGACCATTGAAAAGGAGGGACTCAAAAAATCGCAGTTTGTGGTTTTACAAGGGCTTACCAAATTGCGTCAGCTGGCCAATCACCCGTCGCTGGTTGATGATGAGGCGTCGGAAAGATCGGGTAAATTCGATGAGATTTTCCGCATGTTAAGCAATCTTGTCGCCGAGAAACACAAAGTACTGGTATTCTCGTCGTTTGTAACTCACCTGGAGTTACTGGAAAGCAAAATTGCAGAAGAAAAGTGGAAGTACAGTAAATTAACGGGACAAACCACAAAACGCGAAAAAGTAATAAAAGCTTTTCAGGATGATGAAGATAACCGGATTTTCCTGATTTCGTTAAAAGCCGGTGGAGTAGGGCTTAACCTAACCGAGGCCGACTATGTTTTTATTATCGATCCGTGGTGGAACCCGGCAGCCGAAAACCAGGCGATTAACCGCGCGCACCGAATTGGGCAGGATAAGCATGTTTTTGTGTATCGTTTTATTACCGAAAACTCGATCGAGGAAAAAATTCAAAAACTAAAAGAGCGGAAAAGCTCGCTGGCCGATAAATTTATCAACTCCAATAATCCGTTTGAGCAGGTTACTCAGGAGGAAATTGTAGAGTTGTTTAGCTAA
- a CDS encoding NYN domain-containing protein gives MGKDLKLAVLIDGDNIPSAYVKEMMEEIAKYGNPTIKRIYGDWTQPGLTKWKTLLLDNAITPIQQYGYTTGKNATDSAMIIDAMDILYSEKVNGFCLVSSDSDFTRLATRLREAGMHVIGIGEKKTPNPFIVSCDRFIYIEILKSRSKESESTTSSKSDKKGGVDKITPKVIRLISKTIWDLADDDGWAFLGDVGSLLQKKQPNFDSRNYGFEKLTPLIDSTGMFEIDQRVGQGKYKLMYVRNKKR, from the coding sequence ATGGGAAAAGATTTAAAGTTAGCGGTACTTATCGATGGCGATAATATTCCCTCTGCATACGTTAAAGAAATGATGGAGGAGATTGCCAAATACGGCAATCCAACCATTAAACGTATTTATGGCGACTGGACCCAGCCCGGTTTAACAAAGTGGAAAACACTTTTGCTCGACAACGCAATTACTCCCATACAACAATACGGTTACACCACCGGAAAAAATGCTACCGACTCGGCCATGATCATCGATGCCATGGACATCCTGTACAGCGAAAAAGTAAATGGTTTTTGTTTGGTATCGAGCGATAGCGACTTTACCCGGCTGGCAACACGCCTGCGCGAAGCCGGAATGCATGTAATTGGCATTGGGGAGAAAAAGACTCCGAATCCGTTTATCGTTTCGTGCGACCGCTTTATTTACATCGAAATATTGAAAAGCCGTTCGAAAGAAAGTGAAAGCACTACTTCGAGCAAGTCGGATAAAAAAGGAGGTGTTGACAAGATAACGCCAAAAGTTATTCGTCTGATTTCGAAAACAATATGGGACCTGGCAGACGACGACGGCTGGGCCTTCCTTGGCGATGTGGGAAGTTTACTGCAAAAGAAACAACCGAATTTCGACTCGCGAAACTATGGTTTTGAAAAACTGACACCGCTGATCGACTCCACCGGGATGTTTGAAATAGATCAGCGCGTAGGCCAGGGAAAATACAAGCTGATGTACGTTCGGAATAAAAAACGTTAG
- a CDS encoding cold shock domain-containing protein, giving the protein MGRSKETFGKKEVRKKQAKKRKEKEARKQARKENGGNSGLDDMIAYVDEFGNITDTPPDETQKEEVNIEDIDVSVPKGGYGEAEPKEKQGVVTFFNEQKGYGFIRNLSNNQNIFVHINEVEGTIKEGNRVTYEEGQGPKGPAAMNVKISG; this is encoded by the coding sequence ATGGGAAGATCGAAAGAAACATTTGGTAAAAAAGAAGTACGAAAAAAACAAGCAAAGAAGAGAAAAGAAAAAGAAGCAAGAAAACAGGCTCGTAAAGAAAATGGCGGCAATTCAGGATTGGACGATATGATTGCCTATGTTGATGAGTTTGGTAACATCACCGATACTCCGCCGGATGAAACTCAAAAGGAAGAAGTAAACATTGAAGATATTGATGTAAGTGTACCAAAAGGCGGTTACGGGGAAGCTGAGCCTAAAGAAAAACAAGGTGTAGTGACTTTCTTTAACGAACAAAAAGGATACGGTTTTATTCGCAACCTGTCAAACAACCAAAATATCTTTGTTCACATTAACGAAGTTGAAGGCACTATAAAAGAAGGAAACCGGGTTACCTACGAAGAAGGACAAGGGCCAAAAGGACCTGCGGCAATGAATGTGAAGATTTCGGGCTAA
- a CDS encoding OadG family protein, which yields MNEALKLMLTGMSTVFFILIMVVVLGNIIIRITNRFAVAVVDQTSSAVASQNEINPSKLAAIVSAVEITTKGKGRVTSVEKM from the coding sequence ATGAACGAAGCTTTAAAATTGATGCTAACGGGCATGAGTACCGTCTTTTTTATCCTCATCATGGTGGTGGTTTTGGGGAATATTATTATTCGGATAACCAATCGTTTTGCAGTTGCCGTCGTCGATCAAACGAGTTCTGCAGTTGCATCGCAAAATGAGATTAATCCATCGAAACTGGCCGCTATTGTTTCTGCTGTTGAAATTACGACCAAAGGAAAAGGCAGGGTAACATCGGTTGAGAAAATGTAA
- a CDS encoding biotin/lipoyl-containing protein has product MKKEIKFSLLYRDMWQSSGKYVPKVEQLEKVAPAIIDMGCFDRVETNGGGFEQINLLFGENPNIANRRWTQPFNDAGIQTHMLERALNGIRMSPVPADVRKLMFKVKKLQGTDIARSFCGLNDPRNLENSIKFAKEGGMISQAALSLTISEVHTVEYYTELANTLIEMGADEICVKDMAGIGRPAFIGKIIKNIKTAHPKATVQYHGHSGPGFSMASILEAARAGVDYVDVAMEPLSWGTGHADVLAVQGMLKDAGYAVKEVNMKAYMEVRSMTQEFIDDFLGYYINPKNRHMNSLLIGSGLPGGMMGSLMADLGNNLESLNKWLIKRNKPTLTQDDLLIKLFDEVEYIWPKLGYPPLVTPFSQYVKNLALMNVLQIIKGRERWSMIADNIWDMIIGKSGKLPGELAPEIVELAKANGKEFFTGVPQEQYPDNLDVFKKEMDDNGWDYGQDDEELFELAMHPEQYRAYKSGKAKADFEAELAEKKAAAAPKPAVVEVPAGAFEPKSMVIDVNGEKFKVGVSYDGVDAAPAPATAAPAKEEAAPAVNGSVASEVIAPLEGKFMLTKDTSETALKVGDTVKEGDLVCYIESMKTYNAIVAESDGTVAAILKANGDSVDEDDVLIQLS; this is encoded by the coding sequence ATGAAGAAGGAAATCAAATTTAGCTTGCTGTATAGAGATATGTGGCAATCCTCAGGGAAATACGTTCCCAAAGTAGAACAACTTGAAAAAGTAGCACCCGCAATTATCGATATGGGATGTTTCGACAGGGTCGAGACCAACGGTGGTGGATTCGAGCAGATCAACCTTTTGTTTGGCGAGAATCCAAACATTGCCAACCGCAGATGGACACAGCCTTTTAACGATGCCGGTATTCAAACACATATGTTAGAGCGTGCTTTAAACGGTATTCGTATGAGCCCGGTTCCTGCCGACGTTCGTAAGCTGATGTTTAAAGTTAAGAAATTACAGGGAACCGATATTGCCCGTTCTTTCTGTGGATTGAACGACCCGCGTAACCTGGAGAACTCGATTAAGTTTGCCAAAGAAGGTGGAATGATCTCGCAGGCAGCGTTGAGTTTAACGATTTCTGAAGTTCATACGGTTGAATACTACACCGAGTTGGCCAACACCTTAATTGAAATGGGTGCCGACGAGATTTGTGTAAAAGATATGGCCGGTATCGGTCGTCCTGCTTTCATCGGTAAAATTATCAAGAATATAAAAACTGCACATCCTAAAGCTACTGTTCAGTACCACGGTCACTCTGGTCCTGGTTTCTCAATGGCAAGTATTTTAGAGGCAGCACGTGCCGGAGTTGATTATGTTGACGTAGCTATGGAACCACTATCGTGGGGTACAGGCCACGCCGATGTTTTGGCTGTGCAAGGTATGTTAAAAGATGCCGGTTATGCAGTAAAAGAGGTAAACATGAAAGCTTACATGGAAGTGCGTTCGATGACTCAAGAGTTTATCGACGATTTCCTGGGCTACTACATCAACCCGAAAAACCGTCACATGAATTCCTTGCTGATCGGTTCAGGTCTTCCCGGCGGAATGATGGGGAGTTTGATGGCCGACCTGGGTAACAACCTCGAAAGCCTGAACAAATGGCTGATAAAACGCAATAAACCAACCTTAACTCAGGATGATCTGCTGATCAAACTGTTTGATGAGGTAGAATATATCTGGCCTAAGTTAGGTTACCCACCATTGGTAACACCTTTTAGCCAATACGTGAAAAACCTGGCACTCATGAATGTGCTTCAGATAATTAAAGGCCGCGAGCGCTGGAGTATGATCGCCGATAACATCTGGGATATGATCATCGGTAAATCAGGAAAACTTCCGGGAGAATTAGCTCCTGAGATTGTTGAGCTGGCCAAAGCAAACGGAAAAGAATTCTTTACCGGCGTTCCGCAAGAGCAGTATCCTGATAACCTGGATGTGTTCAAAAAGGAAATGGACGACAACGGTTGGGATTATGGTCAGGACGACGAAGAGTTGTTCGAGCTGGCTATGCACCCTGAGCAATATCGCGCTTACAAATCGGGTAAAGCAAAAGCCGATTTCGAAGCCGAACTGGCAGAGAAAAAAGCTGCTGCCGCACCAAAACCAGCGGTAGTTGAAGTTCCTGCCGGCGCATTCGAGCCAAAATCGATGGTAATTGATGTAAACGGCGAGAAATTTAAAGTTGGCGTTAGCTACGATGGTGTTGACGCTGCACCTGCTCCTGCAACTGCGGCTCCTGCAAAAGAAGAAGCTGCCCCGGCAGTAAACGGAAGTGTAGCTTCGGAAGTTATTGCTCCGTTGGAAGGAAAATTCATGTTAACAAAAGATACATCGGAAACTGCGCTTAAAGTTGGAGATACAGTAAAAGAGGGTGATTTGGTTTGCTACATCGAGTCGATGAAAACCTATAACGCTATTGTTGCTGAGAGCGATGGTACTGTTGCCGCTATTTTAAAAGCTAATGGCGACAGCGTGGATGAAGACGATGTATTGATACAACTGTCATAA
- a CDS encoding sodium ion-translocating decarboxylase subunit beta: protein MDILSELFNMTALGEITWQTLIMWAISFVLLYLGIKKGYEPLLLIPIAFGVLLANFPGGQMGVVNSDLIELEGHRYMNLFEIAHDYGIMNYLYYSLIKTGLLPPVIFMGVGVLTDFGPMLRNLKLALFGAAAQIGIFAILLGAIAVGFTPKEAASLGIIGGADGPTAIYTTIKLAPHLLGPIAIAAYSYMALVPVIIPLVAKLFITKKEFAINMKQMEKQYPSKYEIKNIKAAKIIFPIALGTLAAILVPSSVPLLGMLLFGNLIKEVGSSTSRLADAAQGPIMNTATIFLGLTVGATMTAEVFLSAKTLGIVVGGFVAFAISIAGGIFAVKLVNMFSKKKINPLIGATGLSAVPMASRVANELALKYDKKNHILQYCMASNISGVIGSAVAAGVLISFLM, encoded by the coding sequence ATGGATATTCTATCAGAACTGTTTAACATGACCGCGCTTGGCGAGATTACCTGGCAAACATTGATAATGTGGGCGATCTCGTTTGTGCTGCTTTATCTTGGGATAAAGAAAGGGTATGAGCCACTGCTGCTTATTCCGATAGCATTTGGTGTGTTGCTGGCCAACTTTCCGGGGGGACAAATGGGAGTTGTAAACTCCGACCTGATTGAGCTGGAAGGACACCGGTATATGAACCTATTTGAAATTGCGCACGATTACGGGATTATGAATTACCTGTATTATTCGTTGATTAAAACCGGTTTGCTGCCTCCTGTAATTTTTATGGGGGTTGGTGTATTGACTGATTTTGGTCCGATGTTGCGTAACCTGAAACTGGCCTTGTTTGGTGCCGCTGCACAGATTGGTATTTTTGCCATCTTGCTGGGTGCTATTGCTGTTGGTTTTACGCCTAAAGAAGCTGCTTCGCTGGGTATTATTGGTGGTGCCGATGGCCCAACCGCTATTTACACTACCATTAAACTGGCTCCGCATTTGCTTGGCCCTATCGCTATTGCGGCGTATTCGTACATGGCGCTGGTGCCTGTTATTATTCCATTGGTTGCAAAGTTGTTTATCACGAAAAAAGAGTTCGCCATCAACATGAAACAAATGGAAAAACAGTACCCGTCGAAATATGAGATCAAGAATATAAAAGCTGCCAAAATTATTTTCCCTATTGCTTTGGGAACACTGGCTGCTATTCTGGTTCCGTCGTCGGTGCCGCTGTTGGGAATGCTCTTGTTTGGTAACCTGATTAAAGAAGTTGGTTCGTCGACAAGCCGTTTGGCCGATGCTGCACAAGGACCGATCATGAACACCGCAACCATTTTCCTTGGGCTTACCGTTGGAGCAACTATGACTGCTGAAGTTTTCCTTTCGGCAAAAACACTGGGTATTGTGGTCGGAGGTTTTGTGGCCTTCGCCATATCAATTGCCGGTGGTATTTTTGCCGTGAAACTGGTAAACATGTTCAGCAAGAAAAAGATCAATCCGCTTATTGGTGCAACCGGACTGAGTGCCGTGCCAATGGCGTCGCGTGTTGCTAACGAGCTGGCATTGAAATACGACAAAAAGAACCACATCTTACAGTACTGTATGGCCAGTAACATCTCGGGTGTAATTGGCTCGGCAGTTGCTGCAGGTGTACTTATTTCGTTCTTAATGTAG
- a CDS encoding DUF1801 domain-containing protein, whose product MKIALNPKVDKYLTDGCMRCKYGGTLQCKVNDWREELELLRQIVLESGLREEIKWGVPVYAHNGKNIVMVNALKNSANIVFFKGVLLADEHKILQQQGNVQSSRLVKFTNTKEIEKLEDVLGLYITEAIEIEKSGKKVELKKNPEPVPDELLLAFEEDPLFMNAFYALTPGRQRGYIIYFSQPKQAQTRGKRIEKYKQQIFDGVGLHDKYKR is encoded by the coding sequence ATGAAAATAGCATTAAATCCGAAGGTGGATAAATACCTTACCGACGGTTGTATGAGGTGCAAGTATGGCGGAACGCTTCAGTGCAAAGTAAACGATTGGAGGGAAGAGCTGGAATTGCTTCGGCAAATTGTTTTGGAAAGCGGTTTAAGGGAAGAAATTAAATGGGGAGTTCCTGTTTATGCGCACAATGGCAAAAACATAGTGATGGTAAACGCGTTAAAAAACTCAGCTAACATTGTTTTTTTCAAAGGCGTACTTTTAGCCGATGAGCATAAAATTCTGCAACAACAGGGAAATGTACAATCTAGCCGGTTGGTAAAATTCACAAACACGAAAGAAATTGAGAAACTGGAAGACGTTTTAGGCTTATATATTACTGAAGCAATAGAAATAGAAAAAAGTGGAAAAAAGGTAGAATTGAAGAAGAACCCGGAACCCGTTCCAGATGAGCTGTTGCTGGCCTTTGAAGAAGATCCGTTATTTATGAATGCGTTTTATGCTTTAACGCCAGGCCGCCAGAGAGGCTACATTATATATTTTTCGCAACCCAAACAAGCACAAACCAGGGGAAAAAGAATCGAAAAATATAAACAACAGATTTTTGATGGGGTTGGATTGCATGATAAGTATAAACGGTAA
- a CDS encoding replication-associated recombination protein A, whose amino-acid sequence MNQPLAERLRPKTLDDYIGQEHLVGKNAVLRKLIDSGKITSLILWGPPGVGKTTLARIIANTLDRPFYTLSAINSGVKDIRDVIDRAKKQQFFSRPNPILFIDEIHRFSKSQQDSLLGAVEDGTITLIGATTENPSFEVISPLLSRCQVYILEHLDKAALLKIIKQAAKKDTVLKEKKITLREDSAILRYSGGDARKLLNVLELVTLGEDGDNIVITNKKVTDKLQKNLSIYDKKGEMHYDIISAFIKSIRGGDPDAAVYWLARMLEGGEDIKFIARRLLILAAEDVGLANPNGLLMAQNTFDAVHKIGMPEARIILSECTIYLATSPKSNSAYEAIDNAIALVKQTGDLPVPLHIRNAPTKLMKEIGYGKDYKYAHAYDGNFVEQDFLPKEIKNNRIYQPQNNASELKILERLKLWWGKRF is encoded by the coding sequence ATGAATCAACCATTAGCAGAACGCTTACGACCAAAAACATTAGACGATTATATCGGGCAGGAACATCTTGTTGGGAAGAATGCCGTTTTGCGCAAGTTGATCGATTCAGGTAAAATAACCTCACTCATTTTGTGGGGACCTCCGGGAGTGGGAAAAACTACTTTGGCGCGAATTATTGCCAACACGCTTGATCGGCCATTTTACACGCTAAGCGCCATTAACTCGGGCGTAAAAGATATTCGCGATGTGATTGACAGAGCCAAAAAGCAACAGTTTTTCAGCCGCCCAAATCCGATACTGTTTATCGACGAGATACACCGTTTTAGCAAATCGCAACAAGATTCGCTGTTGGGTGCGGTTGAAGATGGCACCATTACATTGATTGGCGCTACAACGGAAAATCCTTCGTTCGAAGTGATCTCTCCCCTGCTTTCGCGCTGCCAGGTTTATATTCTGGAACATTTGGATAAGGCTGCTTTGTTAAAGATCATCAAACAAGCCGCAAAAAAAGATACCGTTCTTAAGGAGAAAAAAATTACGCTGCGCGAAGATTCGGCGATATTGCGTTACTCGGGTGGCGATGCCCGGAAACTGCTAAACGTACTCGAACTGGTTACGCTTGGCGAAGACGGCGATAACATTGTTATTACCAATAAAAAAGTAACCGACAAGCTGCAGAAAAACCTCTCGATATACGATAAGAAAGGTGAAATGCACTACGATATTATTTCGGCATTTATAAAAAGTATTCGTGGTGGCGACCCGGATGCGGCAGTGTACTGGCTGGCACGTATGCTGGAAGGTGGAGAAGACATTAAATTTATAGCGCGCCGTTTGCTGATACTGGCCGCCGAAGATGTTGGCCTGGCCAATCCGAATGGCCTACTGATGGCACAGAATACTTTCGATGCGGTGCATAAAATCGGGATGCCCGAAGCGCGCATTATTTTATCGGAATGTACGATTTACCTGGCTACCTCGCCAAAAAGTAATTCGGCCTACGAAGCCATCGATAATGCCATTGCACTGGTAAAACAAACGGGCGATCTTCCGGTGCCGCTACACATACGAAATGCACCTACCAAGTTGATGAAAGAGATTGGCTACGGGAAAGACTACAAATACGCTCACGCTTACGACGGCAACTTTGTAGAACAGGATTTTCTGCCAAAAGAGATTAAAAACAACCGCATTTACCAGCCACAAAATAATGCATCCGAGCTGAAAATACTGGAACGTTTGAAGCTTTGGTGGGGAAAGCGGTTTTAG